The region CGCTTCCCGCGCCGTCTACTGTGATCAATTTGGAAAGCACATCACTTGCTGTGTATGAGTTGGCTGGTAATGGTACAAAGCCAAGGGTAGCACCCATTACAGGACTGGTGTGTACCCCCACTCCTATTCCCCCAGCTACCACAACAGGAAGGGCAATCTGGACAACATCTCCTGGGGTCGCGTAGATACTCGGCGCACCATTAGAATAGCCAGTACCTCCGCTAATCAGGGTTTCAACATGCATCCAGCCATCAGAAGGCGTTACTTGTAGGTGGGTGGATTGAGCTATCCCATTCTTTTTTAACCTGCTTTCCTTGTTGATAGCTACCTTGGTTCCTGACTTTACCCTAATCCAGAAGGATACTGTAAAGTTCTTACCGACACCCGCAGCGGGGAAGCTGGCGTTAACCGTCATCAGGTATGCACCAGGAACGACCCCGCTAGGATTTTGAGTACCACTACCCATTGTATAAGTTGCTATATGGAACTCAGTACCATATCTCACTGTGGTTCCACCGTACATAGCTAATAGCAAGCTGCTAACATCAGCGGTTAATGCTCCACTCACACCACCGTTTGTGGAGTTGTCATGATAAAACTTTCCAGCACCTGTAACAGTAGTACCATTCCATGAGCTGAAAAATCTGATATTGGCAAAGGTGTTAGAACAGCTGACTTCTGAGGGGTCACTGTTAGTCCCAGCAAACCTACCAGAGTCTCCCAACATGTTTGTGACACTACCAAATGGTAAGTTGTCTACAGATACATTGGATGAGCTGTCTAGTCCAGCGTAACCTCCGGCAACATTTTTCGCTGCTGTTGTTTCAATCTGCTGCCAAGTTGTCCATGCACTTTGGTAATAATTACGAGTAAATATTACTGGCGCTGACGCTGCCATACTGTAGTAAGTCACCGTCTGGTTGCATCCAGTACCGTCAGCACTCACTGTTGTCTTAATGTCCAAATTGAAGCAGTAGCTCCCTCCGACGGGGGGCTGATTCGTAATAGTAGCCGATGAAGCGTTTGAAACCGCGTAGAACTGGCCCTCACTAACCAAGGTGTTCAAATCCATATTGTTAGGCAGTGGAGAAGCTTTCATTTTCAGTTCTCGCCACGATGACCAACTACTTCCGCTATTCCTGCTTTCTCTTGTAAACTTTCTTATGATCGTGATTGTGTTAATCGTTGCAAACACATCAGCCTCTTGAATGATATAGGCGGAATTGTACCGTTTTACAAATACAGATGTTGTAGACCCAGTCACCGGAAGATCCGGACTTGAGAAGGTCAGTGTGTAAATACCCGTGTCAAGCAATGTATTGGGGCTGACGGTGGGATTTCCACCTTTCCCTAAACCAGAATTTCCGGTAAGCTGATACTTTTGGATAGTGTCCGGCAGCACTGTACCATCCGCCACCCCCAGCTTTAGATTGTCGACCTTTCCCTCGATATAATCATCCGCGAAATCTTGTCGGGCATTATCCTGCCGCAGCTCCGCGACACTCTGGACCACCTCACAGACCACGCCACCCAGGCCCGTCCGCCAGGTCGCAGCGGCTTCTGTGACATTGGCAGTCAAGGCGTATTTATCACGGACTATATAGGTGACATAGTAATCTGCTGTTGAATCAAAGCTGCCTGGTAATGTCCGTGCATTAAGTGCACCGAGACCATCCGGCGCAAACACCCAGTTCTGAGTATCGTTTTCCGCATCTTTAAATACGGCGAGAAATTTCTGGGTCGGGCAACTCATAACTGCTTTTCCCCAGTAACTACCACTGCTCTGCGAGATGATATAGTAACTTCCGCTATCCAGCTTCGGCACTACTTTTTCTCGCTGGATAACTCCCGTTTCCACGTTGATCTGATTCCCGCCCGGGTGCAGGGTAATACTTCCTTCAGCATTTGGCACTGGAACTGGCTGTGATGCCAGTGCCAGCATATAGTCCAGAGAAGCCCATGCAATCCAGCCAGGCGCTTTATTAGCTGCGACCCATGCCTCAGTATTTGTCGCCGGGGCGCTACCGTCCAGAATAGACACCCATGCGGTATAGACTCCACCACTGCTGGTCGTGGCCTTCCAACCGTTTGTAAGGCCCTTTATTGCATTCCCATTTGGACTTATACCGTTAACCCAGCCAGAATCGACATTGCTTACTGTGATATATACATTACTGCCTACTGACGAGGGTAACCATGATTGCCCTCCTGATGTTGGGGGGTACGCATGGCTAAGTAATTCTCCTTTATAATTAATAACTCGTTCCCTGTCCGCTACTGCATTTGCCCCAGATGGCAATGCTGCATAAATAGAGGTGAATCCATTTTCGGTATTGCCGAACCTCCCCCATGTCCCAGTTCCGTCAAGAATAACATTTTTCCGCACACGCTCCACATACATCCAGTCGTTCCCCGCGCTAAATACACTGTCCCGCACATCCCCGATCTGCCCGAGCGTGACCGGGAGGATTATGCTCTGCGACTCCGCTGGTGTAAACGGAGTAACCGCGCTGCCAAATTCTAACTGCCAGTTTTTATAAGTAATTGTCCCGGCGGCAGTATTGCGTGTACGCACAAGGATATAGCTAGTGTTAATGTCTGTGGTCCAAGTAAATGCTGTCACAATCATAGTTGAAGGGGTCTTGATTGGGCTTCCGTCTGTGGCATATTCAGATATTTGGACTCGACCTTCCCCTGAACTCGCCGTAATACTTGCGGAAAAGGTGTACGTCTCCCCCCCTTTTACATTCATCTTTGCAGATATGTCTGAGACTTGGTCTGCTGCTGATGCTGTCAGCGTCATATCATAAGGACCGTTCATTCTTGCATTGGCGTGAAGAGTGTTGGGCGCTCCCGACAGCAGGTTCTTCCCCTTCTTGGTCACTGCAACACCCTGAACATGCTGCTTACCGTCCACATATGGCCAATAGGCATCAACAGCATCGCCTGTGATTGTCGTGCCTATGGCTGTATACTCCGCTGCCGATACCTCATACAGCCGAAGTTCATCAATGTAGGAGACGCCAGCAGATGCTGCTCCTAATCCAAATAATAGCCTAAATCCCGTGCCCACTAGACTATTGCTCGCTGGGATCTTTACATATTTGAATTGCCAAGTACCTAGAGTTGAA is a window of Paenibacillus sp. FSL H3-0469 DNA encoding:
- a CDS encoding phage tail protein, giving the protein MAVFGGMTLTNKGLVLQGKAQAGGKLNYTRIAVGDGSLTGQAVPAMNGLISQKISLPIKRITTQPPNKAIIGSVLRNADVSTGFYWREVGVFAQDPDAGEILYAYANAGVTADYIPPGGGSDIIEKTFDCVVVVGTAANITAVIDESLVFAKKSELDAVDAVKVDKVSGKGLSANDYTTAEKTKLAGITAGAGGAGSATDTVIGSRTILDTTAPTGDSGTITNLLGWLANTVKSITGKSSWRTAPATTLEAAKAHADDATRHLNAADRAAISGAIPSSQRNVANGVAALDNASLIVGQGVRLGGSEQYIEKVFSFQTVNGTANQKIDYSFGPAVMSGFIEVTVTGAWGNASSEGRLTKRMDVMGSTAGTINRQSTQYTEVSGAIRGQLSISDVYWKDGKWIVTVEARTSAGNNYTTHVKHHGPLGAKDWVQGSVYTGAATTLPLAMQVIPDDTKTKSGQQVETTVGAQAKADAAQAAAIAYTDTKVGRVDLTQTLGPGTSVVMADANGSELDLVVQGVTRSNLIGKLGSGESLDGWSVSGSGSVTLSTNQKRSGSSSVKFSASSASSSYLFKDFPFSLDTTKYYILAAWIFVESTSGSNSPEISLRDAGAWTTRYSTYGSVSTLGTWQFKYVKIPASNSLVGTGFRLLFGLGAASAGVSYIDELRLYEVSAAEYTAIGTTITGDAVDAYWPYVDGKQHVQGVAVTKKGKNLLSGAPNTLHANARMNGPYDMTLTASAADQVSDISAKMNVKGGETYTFSASITASSGEGRVQISEYATDGSPIKTPSTMIVTAFTWTTDINTSYILVRTRNTAAGTITYKNWQLEFGSAVTPFTPAESQSIILPVTLGQIGDVRDSVFSAGNDWMYVERVRKNVILDGTGTWGRFGNTENGFTSIYAALPSGANAVADRERVINYKGELLSHAYPPTSGGQSWLPSSVGSNVYITVSNVDSGWVNGISPNGNAIKGLTNGWKATTSSGGVYTAWVSILDGSAPATNTEAWVAANKAPGWIAWASLDYMLALASQPVPVPNAEGSITLHPGGNQINVETGVIQREKVVPKLDSGSYYIISQSSGSYWGKAVMSCPTQKFLAVFKDAENDTQNWVFAPDGLGALNARTLPGSFDSTADYYVTYIVRDKYALTANVTEAAATWRTGLGGVVCEVVQSVAELRQDNARQDFADDYIEGKVDNLKLGVADGTVLPDTIQKYQLTGNSGLGKGGNPTVSPNTLLDTGIYTLTFSSPDLPVTGSTTSVFVKRYNSAYIIQEADVFATINTITIIRKFTRESRNSGSSWSSWRELKMKASPLPNNMDLNTLVSEGQFYAVSNASSATITNQPPVGGSYCFNLDIKTTVSADGTGCNQTVTYYSMAASAPVIFTRNYYQSAWTTWQQIETTAAKNVAGGYAGLDSSSNVSVDNLPFGSVTNMLGDSGRFAGTNSDPSEVSCSNTFANIRFFSSWNGTTVTGAGKFYHDNSTNGGVSGALTADVSSLLLAMYGGTTVRYGTEFHIATYTMGSGTQNPSGVVPGAYLMTVNASFPAAGVGKNFTVSFWIRVKSGTKVAINKESRLKKNGIAQSTHLQVTPSDGWMHVETLISGGTGYSNGAPSIYATPGDVVQIALPVVVAGGIGVGVHTSPVMGATLGFVPLPANSYTASDVLSKLITVDGAGSGLDADLHAGKTLAEVVQGSLSYLGTIAGSSPNFTGTATPPIAALAPGQRLSFKALTSTSGPITLNVNGLGAKSIKKPNGNNPPLVQGGVYTVVYDGTAFILQGEGGEYGTAGAADVLAGKTFGTENGLVNGEIPLRGGENYPGWREATVEIPSGVGRIHLAIPKGAYLTGTSDQGGLVGVYKDDPGFNPAYFRADVNMFGLQGAMPVITDGADPAQGVGKWGDGALAVYPREGYRKGGAGAGEIKVTPAQLQSADPAFIPANIKAGVSIYGITGNFSPTPVAFNHNTGAVAPSSVSGYAIEWIISIAAPAGKTLAAVSTGLSSSSSSYVTSSNVDNFRVHTSASWSYTGGGLSSTIAIGGGTVTSFLQYMNYQSSTGALSFRFTVLAGGLLGGTLQWIGSGVNLTTSYVLV